The following proteins come from a genomic window of Bartonella apihabitans:
- a CDS encoding NADH-quinone oxidoreductase subunit B family protein, whose amino-acid sequence MGLIHDNSALVAPKPKGIIDPNTGKLIGSDDEFFQNISGELSDKGFLVTSVDALVTWARTGSLMWMSFGLACCAIELMQCSMPHYDNERFGYAPRASPRQSDVMMVAGTLTNKMAPALRKVYDQMPEPRYVISMGSCANGGGYYHYSYSVVRGCDRIVPVDIYIPGCPPTAEALLYGVLLLQKKIRRTGSIER is encoded by the coding sequence ATGGGATTGATTCATGACAATTCGGCTTTGGTCGCTCCTAAGCCTAAAGGCATAATTGATCCAAATACAGGAAAGCTGATTGGATCTGATGACGAGTTTTTTCAAAATATAAGTGGTGAGCTTTCTGACAAAGGTTTCTTGGTGACGTCGGTTGATGCGCTTGTAACCTGGGCAAGAACCGGCTCGCTTATGTGGATGAGTTTTGGTTTGGCATGTTGTGCAATCGAATTGATGCAATGTTCCATGCCGCATTATGATAATGAACGGTTTGGCTATGCACCGCGTGCTTCACCGCGTCAGTCCGATGTGATGATGGTTGCTGGCACATTGACGAACAAAATGGCACCTGCGCTGAGAAAAGTTTATGACCAGATGCCGGAACCTCGTTATGTGATTTCGATGGGGTCATGCGCAAATGGTGGTGGCTATTATCATTATTCCTATTCTGTTGTCAGAGGATGTGATCGGATAGTGCCTGTAGATATCTACATTCCGGGCTGCCCGCCAACGGCTGAAGCTTTGCTTTATGGTGTGCTTCTGTTGCAGAAAAAGATACGTCGCACCGGTTCGATCGAGCGGTGA
- a CDS encoding YgcG family protein, which produces MNHFRWPINTALFFLGLAFIFIAQFMCVDTFAEDSLPALSGRVVDNTDLLSPTVRASLTEKLSSLEEKTGAQIVVATLPTLSGHDIETFANSLFRRWALGQKQMNNGVLLLIAPSERQVRIEVGYGLEGVLTDALSSTIINAIILPNFRQDNFEKGIVEGVAAIVEVLTGSKADFDARVHEYQQIEQERLKQQQRQDMIANNVAVLIFLLFVVLPVLASIFGTKVGPRRYRWLGIVFVLWFLGSGRGGGFGGGGFGGGFGGGSGGFGGGFSGGGGSSGGGGASGRW; this is translated from the coding sequence ATGAATCATTTCCGTTGGCCAATCAACACGGCACTATTTTTTCTAGGATTGGCCTTCATCTTCATCGCACAATTTATGTGTGTTGACACGTTTGCAGAAGATTCTCTGCCTGCCCTTTCTGGCCGGGTAGTTGATAATACTGACTTGTTAAGTCCGACGGTAAGAGCCTCTTTAACCGAGAAGCTCTCTTCTTTGGAGGAAAAAACGGGAGCCCAAATCGTCGTCGCTACATTACCAACACTGTCTGGACATGATATCGAAACTTTTGCAAATTCATTGTTCAGGCGCTGGGCATTAGGGCAAAAACAAATGAATAATGGTGTGTTGCTGCTCATAGCTCCAAGCGAGAGACAAGTTAGAATTGAGGTCGGCTATGGTCTGGAAGGAGTTCTGACCGACGCTCTCTCTTCGACTATTATCAATGCGATTATTTTACCAAATTTCAGGCAAGATAATTTTGAAAAAGGTATTGTTGAAGGAGTTGCAGCTATCGTCGAAGTTCTGACAGGTAGCAAAGCAGATTTTGACGCACGTGTTCACGAATATCAACAGATTGAACAGGAAAGACTTAAACAACAACAAAGACAGGATATGATTGCGAATAACGTTGCCGTTCTGATATTTTTACTCTTTGTTGTACTTCCCGTACTTGCATCGATTTTCGGTACAAAAGTCGGACCAAGACGTTACCGTTGGCTTGGCATCGTGTTTGTTCTCTGGTTCTTGGGTTCCGGCAGAGGCGGCGGCTTCGGCGGAGGCGGATTTGGCGGCGGATTTGGGGGAGGTTCCGGTGGCTTTGGCGGTGGCTTTAGTGGCGGCGGCGGTTCA
- a CDS encoding NADH-quinone oxidoreductase subunit D — MAEVNVRNFNINFGPQHPAAHGVLRMVLELDGEVVERVDPHIGLLHRGTEKLMETKTYLQATPYLDRLDYVAPMNQEHAFVLAVEKLLGLEVPKRAQLIRVLFSEIGRILNHLLNVTTQAMDVGALTPPLWGFEQREKLMIFYERACGARLHANYFRPGGVHQDLPEKLVEDIGEFIDPFLVALDKLDALVTPNRIFKQRNVDIGVVKIEDAWIRGFSGVMICGAGVPWDLRKSQPYECYDEMDFDIPVGKNGDCYDRYLIRMEEMRQSAKIMRQCVERLLSTEKSGPVLAVDHKVTPPRRAAMKSSMESLIHHFKLYSEGFHVPAGEVYAAVEAPKGEFGVYLVSEGKNKPYRVKLRAPGYAHLQAMDFLARGHLLADVTAILGSIDIVFGEVDR; from the coding sequence GTGGCTGAGGTCAATGTCCGTAATTTCAATATAAACTTTGGTCCGCAACATCCTGCTGCGCACGGTGTTTTGCGTATGGTTCTGGAGCTTGACGGCGAGGTTGTTGAGCGTGTTGATCCGCACATCGGTCTGCTTCACCGCGGCACCGAAAAGCTCATGGAAACGAAAACCTATTTGCAGGCTACCCCTTATCTCGACAGGTTGGATTATGTTGCGCCGATGAATCAGGAACATGCATTTGTTCTTGCTGTCGAAAAATTGTTGGGATTGGAAGTGCCTAAGCGGGCACAGCTTATTCGTGTTCTGTTTTCGGAGATTGGTCGTATCCTCAATCATTTGTTGAACGTTACGACACAGGCAATGGATGTCGGTGCACTTACACCACCGTTGTGGGGATTCGAACAACGTGAAAAACTGATGATTTTTTACGAGCGTGCTTGTGGCGCGCGGCTACACGCTAATTATTTCAGACCGGGTGGCGTGCATCAGGATTTACCGGAAAAGCTGGTAGAAGATATCGGAGAATTTATTGATCCATTTTTGGTTGCACTTGATAAACTTGATGCGCTTGTGACACCAAACCGCATTTTCAAGCAACGCAATGTCGACATTGGTGTTGTCAAAATTGAAGATGCATGGATTCGCGGTTTTTCCGGTGTAATGATTTGCGGTGCAGGCGTTCCGTGGGATTTGCGTAAGAGCCAGCCCTATGAATGCTATGACGAAATGGACTTTGATATACCGGTCGGTAAAAACGGTGATTGTTACGATCGTTATCTCATCCGCATGGAAGAGATGCGTCAATCTGCCAAAATTATGCGTCAATGCGTAGAACGCTTATTGAGTACTGAAAAAAGTGGACCTGTTCTGGCTGTTGACCATAAAGTCACTCCGCCCAGAAGAGCTGCTATGAAAAGTTCGATGGAATCTCTTATTCATCATTTCAAACTCTATTCGGAAGGGTTTCATGTTCCTGCCGGAGAAGTTTACGCTGCTGTTGAAGCGCCAAAAGGTGAGTTCGGGGTTTATCTGGTTTCGGAAGGCAAAAATAAGCCTTACCGTGTAAAGTTGCGTGCTCCCGGCTATGCGCATTTGCAGGCAATGGATTTTCTTGCGCGGGGTCATTTGCTGGCTGATGTTACCGCAATACTGGGTTCTATTGATATTGTTTTTGGAGAGGTTGATCGCTGA
- a CDS encoding NADH-quinone oxidoreductase subunit A, with amino-acid sequence MADLISSYLPVLIFIIVSALIAGVLLIMPYIVAYRSPDPEKLSAYECGFNSFDDARMKFDIRFYLVSILFIIFDLEVAFLFPWAVSFDAIGCFGFLSMMVFLAVLTVGFIYEWKKGALEWD; translated from the coding sequence ATGGCTGATCTTATTAGTTCTTATTTGCCAGTATTGATTTTTATCATCGTATCGGCGTTGATCGCTGGCGTACTTTTGATAATGCCTTACATCGTGGCTTATCGTTCCCCGGATCCGGAAAAATTATCTGCATATGAATGCGGTTTTAACTCATTTGATGATGCACGCATGAAATTCGATATCAGGTTTTATCTGGTTTCAATTCTATTTATTATTTTCGATCTGGAAGTGGCCTTTCTTTTTCCGTGGGCTGTTTCGTTCGACGCGATTGGCTGTTTTGGTTTTCTCTCGATGATGGTGTTTCTTGCTGTGCTGACTGTCGGCTTTATTTATGAATGGAAAAAAGGAGCACTTGAATGGGATTGA
- a CDS encoding NADH-quinone oxidoreductase subunit C gives MTTEALKELQSYVTERLETVIEDSTFAYNELTLVSKLDAIVDVLSFLKDDSHCQFVGLIDICGVDYPEREKRFDVVYHLLSPRHNLRIRVKVRTDEDTPVPSACSVYPGAEWYERETYDMYGVLFSGHPDLRRILTDYGFEGHPLRKDFPTSGFVECRYDNEVKRVVYEPVVLRQEMRNFDFMSPWEGTEYVLPGDEKAGGVK, from the coding sequence ATGACTACTGAAGCGCTAAAGGAATTGCAATCCTATGTTACCGAACGCTTGGAAACGGTGATTGAGGATTCAACTTTCGCCTATAATGAGCTCACGCTCGTATCGAAACTTGATGCGATTGTCGATGTTCTGTCGTTTTTGAAAGATGATTCACATTGTCAATTTGTTGGTCTGATTGATATATGTGGTGTCGATTATCCGGAACGGGAAAAGCGCTTCGATGTTGTCTATCATCTTTTGTCGCCCCGTCACAATCTTCGGATACGTGTGAAGGTTCGTACCGACGAAGATACCCCGGTTCCTTCTGCTTGCAGTGTATATCCCGGTGCGGAATGGTATGAACGCGAGACCTACGATATGTACGGTGTTCTTTTTTCCGGTCATCCGGATTTACGCCGTATTTTGACGGATTACGGCTTTGAAGGTCATCCATTGCGCAAGGATTTTCCAACTTCTGGGTTTGTCGAATGCCGATACGATAATGAAGTGAAACGGGTTGTTTATGAGCCTGTTGTGCTTCGTCAGGAAATGCGTAATTTTGATTTTATGTCTCCATGGGAAGGAACCGAATATGTTCTACCGGGTGACGAAAAAGCTGGAGGTGTAAAATGA
- a CDS encoding LemA family protein has product MQAAYLKNNSYSLKLPFIFVLFLFVLPVLSGCGFNTIPTNEEKAHAAWSEVLNQYQRRSDLIPNLVETVKGYAQHEQAVLTGVVEARAKATQTNINADMLNNPEAMQQFINNQSNLTGALSRLMAVAENYPDLKANQNFLALQSQLEGTENRIAVARRDYIEAVRIYNTAIKTMPTMIWTWLWYRDAKPMPTFSIDEAAEKAPQVEFNK; this is encoded by the coding sequence ATGCAAGCGGCTTATCTGAAAAACAACTCTTATTCGCTCAAATTGCCCTTTATTTTTGTGTTATTCTTATTTGTTCTGCCGGTATTATCCGGATGCGGATTTAATACAATTCCAACGAATGAAGAAAAAGCTCATGCCGCTTGGAGTGAAGTTCTCAACCAATATCAGCGGCGATCAGATCTGATACCGAATCTTGTTGAAACGGTGAAGGGATATGCACAGCATGAACAGGCTGTATTGACCGGCGTTGTCGAGGCACGTGCAAAAGCAACGCAGACCAACATTAATGCCGATATGCTCAATAATCCCGAGGCAATGCAACAATTCATCAACAACCAGTCCAATCTCACCGGAGCGCTCTCGCGCTTGATGGCCGTGGCTGAAAATTATCCGGATCTGAAAGCGAATCAAAATTTTCTCGCTCTGCAATCGCAACTTGAGGGTACAGAAAATCGAATTGCTGTTGCACGACGTGATTATATAGAGGCGGTTCGTATCTACAACACTGCAATCAAAACTATGCCAACTATGATTTGGACGTGGTTGTGGTATCGCGACGCAAAGCCCATGCCGACATTCTCAATCGACGAAGCAGCCGAGAAAGCACCTCAGGTCGAGTTCAACAAATGA